The nucleotide sequence ATTCTTTTTGCTGCATTTGCTGACTGTTCTGCCAGTTTTCTAACCTCATCAGCAACAACTGCAAAACCCTTTCCATGCTCTCCAGCTCTTGCAGCCTCTATTGCTGCATTTAAAGATAGCAGGTTTGTCTGTTCAGCAATTCCTGTTATAACCGAAATTATCTGCCCAATTTCACTAGATTTTTTACCCAGCTCAGTTATTGCATCATTTGTAGCGGTAACCTTTTTATTTATATTATCCATTTTGTCTATTGTATCCTTAATAACAATATTCCCTTTTTCCGCTTTATCATAGGTATTTAGTGAACTTTCAGCAATAATTGTAAGGTTATTTGTAACTTCTTCTATTCCTTTTGATATTTCTGTTACAATTTTTACTGCCTTTGATGATATATCAAGCTGTTTTTCGGAATCTGCGGCAAGGTTCTGAATTGAATCTGATATTTGTTCTGCAGCAATCTGAGTTTGCTCAGCACTTGCTGTAAGCTCCTCTGAAGTAGAAACTACCAGCTCAGATCCCTCCGTTATAGTTTTTATAATATCTTTGAGTTTATCTGTCATATTGTTCAGATGATTTCCCATCTGTCCAATCTCGTCTTGAGTTTTAACATCTATATTATTTAAAAGACTTCCCTGTGAAATAGAAAGTGCAAGTTCATTTACTTTTTTAATATTTTTAGTTAGGTATCTACTGAATAAAAATAATATTAAAATCACACAAGATGATGCAAGGGTTATTACTATTATAAGATTTCTAAGAAGCTGTGTTACAGGTGAAAAAAGTTCTTTCTCTGATATTGTAAGGGCAATAATCCAGTTTGTTTGAGGTATACCTTTATAATATACTCTATAGCTCTCATTATTTAATTTATAAGTAAAATTACCATCCTTATTTGTAAGCATAGCAGAAGCTTTGGATGAAAAATCAGAATTGGTTTCATCTACAATTTTTTTGTTCATTATTTTGTTTGAATCTTTATGGGCAATATAAGTTCCATTTTTATCGATTAAAAATGCTCTCCCCGTAATTCCTATCCTTATATTTCCAATTAAGTTTTGGATGCTATTTAGACTAATATCTCCAGTTGTCACCCCTATAAAGTTTTTATTGATGTCGAAAAGTGGTACTGTTGCAGTTATCATTGTTATATTTGCAACCTCATCATAATATGCATCTGACCATGCAACACCCGAAGTAATGTTTTTACCATTTTTATACCAATCATATTTTAAATAATCATAGGCTTCGCTGCTATATTCTTCAGTATAAATAATATTTCCCCCGTCTCTGTAAACATAGGGTCCGAAATACTTTATACCATCTTTATATTTATTTGGTTCAAACCAAATCCCAGCCCCGAAGCTTTCATCATTTGTAGATAAAACACCTTTTAGAATTTTTTCATAATTTTCCTTGTTCATTACTGACCCTGAAGACTCTACTGCTTTTGCAAGGGACTCAACAATTTTAGCATGTCTAGAAAGACTTTTATCTATATCCTTAACTATTGAATCAATGTTCGCATTCATTTTATAGTCTATTTCTCTGCTTATAATCGTTTTGCCTGAATTATAACTTATAATTGTTAGTAATATCATTGATATAATAAAGATTGGAAGCATTGATATTAGTATAAACAGCCTTACACTTCTAATTTTTAGCAATTTCATTATTAACCTCCTGTAAATATTAATGGTTATTTTAAATTACATTTTTATTTTCGACATATTTCATCATTACTTTATAACCAATTCAATGAAATAACATTTTTTTAACGTTCAGTTAATAATATTACTGGCTATTAGATTAAAATTTAGCAAATACTAAATCTTGGTATTCCTCCGGTATACTGAAATACCTCGCTTATAGCTTCATCAGTAAACAGAGGTGTTCCCACTGCTGCAACTTTTAAGATGTGTAAGGATATAGTCTTCTGTGCCGTTCCCGTCCAAACCGTCAAGATGATAGTTTATCATGACTCTCTGGGTCATAACCCCCAATGTCTTTAATTTAAGTCGTTGTCTGAGCTCAGCCTGTCCTACAAATATCACACTCAGCGGTGACATTGAATACATATGAAAATAAATTTGGTGATTCAGTTCCTCACGGATACATCTTAATACTGTGGTTTTGCAGGCATCCACAGGGCCGGTTATTACTGCGAAGGTAAAATTATCATTTTGCTTGGTTGGAGCACTCTCATATATCTCATATAGATTTATGTCTGTCTGTACATATTGAGGGTGCTATTACTTTTTTATCCTACACAATTTCCAGTTTCGCCGGAAGATTATTGTGATAAAAAAAGAGCACCTTGCGGTACTTTATCATTGTTAGTAAAACCTTGGAATAATCCTTAAATAGTAACTGAGTTGTTTTGGAAGAATTATTTGTGCAAAATATTTTCTTAAATGATTTAGTGCCTAGTACTTTTTTATTTTCGTAATAATTTGAAAAATAACTTAATTTCGTGTACAATATTCATATGTTTAAAGATAATATAATTAATAGTTTAAAAGTGTAATATTGAGAAACTCATCAACTAGGTAAAATCTTATATAATTTATCTAAACTTTAAACGGGAAACTGGACAAGATATAATTATATACGTAGTTTTTTAAGTTTATATTTAAGTTCACTAGTGTTTAATCATTATAAATAATTACCATTGACTTTTTGAAGACCATGCTGCTATCTTAGCAAATTTTACAGAGTAAAATTATTCCATAAGAAAAGGATAGACTACACCAATTTTAAATAGAATACATTGGATAATATAGATGATATTGTCATCAATTAATAGGTTTAAATAGTCTCTCCCATGAAAATATGGCTTTATCATAAATCTCCAAGATTGAATTTTAGGTTTTGCTTAATCCATTTGAAAAAGAGTTCAATTTCCCAAAGTTTATCAAATAATCTGATATAATCAACCACGATAGTCAGTAACCTCCTTTGTTTTTTGTAGTTGTGGTGATTATTTTAAAACAAAGGTTACTGGCTATTTTCACGTCTAAATTTATGGTAATAATACAAGCATATAGATGCTACGCATCTGTCAATGGAAATTTTAATCAAAGATTAAACGGTAGTGATTTAAGTTAATATTTATATTTAGAATATCTATACCTTAGTTTATATTTAACAAATATAGATCATGGTAATCTAAAAGATTAACTAAATACTTATGATTGAAAGCGAGGATAGTATATGGAAGAACAAAAAATTAAAAAAGATTTTAAACTTACCCTCGAAATAGTTAAAGAGCTTTGGACAAAAACTTATAGCACGGATGGTAAACCTGATTGGTCACATATTTTACCTTATTACGATGATGATATTTACTTTAGAGATTCAATTCAGGAAATAAAAGGCATAGATGAATTTAAGAAAATGACTGAAAGGCTTACAAAACGCTCAAAAGATTTAAATATGAAATTGGTGAAAGTTGTTCAAAATGGAAATGACATATTTCTAGAATGGGAAATGACCATTAGCTATAAAAAGTATCCTAGTTCTAAATTATATGGTCTTTCAAGATTAACAACAAATGATAAAGGTAAAATTATTGAACAGAGAGACTATTATGACTTGTGGGGAGACATATTTGATAATATTCCTTATTGGGGTAAACAATACAGAAAATTTATGAAGAGGAAATTTGGGTGATATTAATGAAAAATAATGGAATAAAATTCAAAAAATATTTTAAAGAATATCAAATTTCTAATGTCATGTCTATGATAAAAAACAATACTAAAAGTCCTGAAATTTGCCATGATGAATATAAAGATAAGCTGGTTGTAATAACTGGTGCTACATCAGGTATTGGTTATGCTACTGCTAAAAAATTTGCCTCTAAAGGTGCAAATATGATTTGCATAAATAGAAACAAAGATAAGTCTGAAATGTTAAAACATGAAATTGAAAGTAACTACAAAGTTAGTTGCGATTATATTTTAGCAGATTTTAGTAGTATAGATGATACACATAAAGTAGCTAACATGCTTTTAAAAATTGATAAACCAATTGATATAATTGTTCACAATGCTGGTATTTATCTTACAAAACGTCAACTAACTTCTGAAGGAATCGAAAAAGTCTTCATGGTGAACTATCTTTCATCATTTATTATAAATTACACATTAAAAGATAAACTTAAATCTCAAGGGAAATGTAGAATTATATTAGTAAATTCAGAAGGGCATCGTTTTGCGGCATGGGGAATTCGTTTTGATGACATGGACTTTTCAAAGAGACACTACACTGGTTTAAAAAGCTATGGCACAGCAAAGCTGGCACAACTTTTATCTATGATTCAGTTCGCAGAATATTTTAATGGTTCTGGTGTAACTATTAATGCAATGCATCCAGGAGCTGTAAAAACATCTACTGGACAAGATAATGGTGCAATATATAAGTGGTTTAAAAAAAATTTATTAGATAAAACTTTAAAGCCTGTTTCAATTGCAGCAGAGGCCATATATTACTTGGGGGTTAATAAAGATATAGAGACATTAAGTGGTAAATTTTTTAATTTAACATCAATAGAGGAACCGGCACCTCCTGCATTAGATAAAGAAAATGCAAAAATTTTATGGAACTTAAGTTTGAAAATGGGGAACTTGGGGGGATAGTATGGAAGAAAAAAGATATGATTCAATAATTGTAGGTGGATGTCTTGCAGGACTTACATCTGCAGTTTTTCTGTCTAAATCGGGAAAAAAAATTTTACTTGTTGAAAAAAATAACGAACTTGGTGGACTAGTAAATTCTTTTGAAAGAGATGGTTTTGTTTTTGACGCTGGAGTAAGAGCAATTTTGGCAGTTGTATTATCAATGTTAAAAGAATTGAATCTAGAAATTCAAGTTTTGGAAAGTAAGGTTTCACTTGGGGTTGAAGATAAAATTATTAGCATTGAAGGAATCAATTCTGTTAAGGATTATAGGGACTTACTAGTAAGTTTCTATCCAGACAGTGTCGAAGATATAGATAAATTTATTGAAGTTATGATTAAAATTATGAAATTAATTGATATTATTTATGGAATTGATAACCCAATATTTAAAGATGTTAAGAAAGATAAAAAATATCTTTTTACAGAGCTTTTACCCTGGCTACCAAAGTTTCTATATGCAATGAAAAAAATTGAAAAACTATCAAAACCATGCGATAAATATCTTCAAGAGTTTATTAAAAATCCATCACTAATAGATATTATTTCACAACACTTTTTTAAAGATACACCAACTTTTTTTGCATTAAGCTATTTTTCATTGTATAGTAGCTATGTTTATCCAAAAGGTGGAACAGGAAGGCTTGTAGATGCATTAATAGAAAAAATATTAGAATATAAAGGAGAAATAATTACTAATACTTTTATTAAGGAAATCTATGCAGACAAACAATATGTTCTTGATAATAACAACAATAAATACTACTATAAAAACCTTATTTGGGCAGCTGACTTAAAAACTTTTTATAACATAACTAATTTAGGTAATTTAGGTTCAAAAATAATACAAAGATTTCAAAAATCAAAAGCAAATATAGATAAAGGTAGACCTAGTGAATCTGTATTCTCTCTTTATTTAGAAGTAGATTTACCACCATCTTATTTTAAACGTTATTCTAATGGACATCTATTCTATACGCCATCAAGAAAAGGACTTGGAGGAATTCATAAAAGCCAACTTAAAGATATGTTGCAAAATTGGAAAACAACAGATAAAAAAGAAATTCTTTCATGGCTAGAAAATTTCCTAAAGTACAATACATATGAAATCTCAATACCAGTTTTAAAAGATACTAATCTAGCTCCAGAAGGCAAAACGGGTTTAATAATTAGTGTGCTTATGGAGGCTGAATTGTTCTACAAAATAAAAGAATCTGGTTGGTATGAAGAGTTTATAAAGGAAATTGAAAACAATATATTAACTGTAATTTCAGAAAGTTTATTCTCTGATCTAAAAAATAAAGTTGAAAAACAATTTTCTTTCACTCCAATAAGCATGGAAAAAAGGGTTGGAAGTACCGGTGGTGCTATTGTAGGCTGGTCTTTTGAATCTACTATTCCTGTGGTCCATAAAATGCAAAAAGTAAATAAATCTATATTTACACCTATTCCCAATATTTATCAAGTTGGTCAATGGTCATATAATCCAGCAGGAACACCTACATGTATTATTACAGGTAAATTAGCTGCAGATAGAATAAACAAAAAAAATAAAAATTGAGAACATATGTAGGTTTGTGTAAATTATTTTAAACGGGAAAAGTTTATTTGGAAATTACTACAGGAAATATTTCCCTGTAGTAATTTTTATTTTTCTGGGTATTACTAATAATAGTAAAGTATAGTTGTTTCAATTGTTGTTCCAGCACTGTATTACTGTTGGATATTTAGCTCCCCAGGTGGTTTCTAGGGCTTGTAGTGAATTTACAGCAATCTCTTCACTAATAGCTTGATTTTATGAAAAATCCATTGCTTGAGTTAGTATTTTCCATATTTACTTCGTCTCTCTTCCCTTTATTGCCAACTCTACAGCTCTATAGGCACCATTATAAATGCCGATTTTATTAGCCTTAATAATATTTTTACAAAGCATAGTCAGTATTTCATCCTCCTCTAACATTAGGTCCAGCATCTGAAGAGTTCCTTCTACGGTACCACACTCTATTGAACCGTCCCCAATTTCTGCTGCCCTCACTGCTCCCCAGGCTTCATGTCCTCCCACCCTTTTAATGAGGAGTTTTGGTACTGGATAAAAGGCAAGTTCGCTGGGCTTTGTTATAGCAATATCTGTAGATCTCATAAGAAGATTAGTGGCATAGACCGCTGCAAAAATATCTTCATGATAGAAAGCATGAATTCCCCTAACCTCTTGCTTTATAGCTTTCTCTGCAAAATCACAGGTTTTAGCCCAATCATCAAAATATTTCTCTGCCCCATTGGTTAACTGTGGTATTTCTTTACAAAGTCCCTGCCAAACATTTTTATGATCTCCAACATTAATATAAAGTACTGCCTTCTCAGCAGAGACAAGAGGCATTATCTTTCTTATTATCTCTACGAATATTTCCTTCTGTGCACCGGCTCCGCCTACCGTTAAAAGTATTCTTTTTGCTCTTTTATTTTTAATCCTATCTAGTCTTTTTTCGCAGTCTGAATCTAAATTTGCTACCAGTTCATGATCAATGTAATGACCAACTTCATATATGTCTCCCTCCGACATGGGCTTTAATATCCTTTTCCCATTCATTCCCCTTAGGGTTTTATAACCTAGGTATGAAGAAGGGGTTTGAACGGTATGAATAGATCCTTCTGCCAAATGCAGCGCCATAGGCCAGTTATCCGGAATAGCATTTACAACCTTTGTAAGTCCCGCATGGACTGCAGCTTGTGCCGGCCATACATGGGTTGCTACAAAGGGAATATCCTTAGGCAGGTCTTTATAAATTGGAGTCATCAATTCAGAAACCTTCTGATCCATAGCATTATAAGATAGCTTTCTAAAACCTTCTGAATTAAGGGGCTCCCAATAGAACTTATTAAACAGTGAAAACTTTTGAGACAATCTTGACCCTAATGAATATAAGTTATTCAAATGAGCTATTATCTTTCCACCGGTGGTTTCGCTATAAGAATGTAAATCAAACCAGTAAGGAGTATATCCCATGGAATTAGCTGCGGATGCAATTGCCATGGATATTCTATAATGGCCAAAGCCCATTCTAATATTACCAATAACTATTCCTTTTTTAGTGTCTATAGCCTCCTTCCCCTCTCCTGGCACTATATTTTTCACACCTATGAAAGGCTTCAAAGTTTTATTATCTTCAACACCTAAGTTGTATGTTATAT is from Clostridium thermarum and encodes:
- a CDS encoding methyl-accepting chemotaxis protein, encoding MKLLKIRSVRLFILISMLPIFIISMILLTIISYNSGKTIISREIDYKMNANIDSIVKDIDKSLSRHAKIVESLAKAVESSGSVMNKENYEKILKGVLSTNDESFGAGIWFEPNKYKDGIKYFGPYVYRDGGNIIYTEEYSSEAYDYLKYDWYKNGKNITSGVAWSDAYYDEVANITMITATVPLFDINKNFIGVTTGDISLNSIQNLIGNIRIGITGRAFLIDKNGTYIAHKDSNKIMNKKIVDETNSDFSSKASAMLTNKDGNFTYKLNNESYRVYYKGIPQTNWIIALTISEKELFSPVTQLLRNLIIVITLASSCVILILFLFSRYLTKNIKKVNELALSISQGSLLNNIDVKTQDEIGQMGNHLNNMTDKLKDIIKTITEGSELVVSTSEELTASAEQTQIAAEQISDSIQNLAADSEKQLDISSKAVKIVTEISKGIEEVTNNLTIIAESSLNTYDKAEKGNIVIKDTIDKMDNINKKVTATNDAITELGKKSSEIGQIISVITGIAEQTNLLSLNAAIEAARAGEHGKGFAVVADEVRKLAEQSANAAKRISSIINEIQENIYTSIESMDEGTSAVKEGIDMAYKAGNSFNEILTSVDDVSKKMQDASSISQQIYVASQEMVKYIQNMNNIIEQSSHSIENVAASSQEQSAIMKEVSDAAQSLTDIALKLQESINFFKF
- a CDS encoding nuclear transport factor 2 family protein, which gives rise to MEEQKIKKDFKLTLEIVKELWTKTYSTDGKPDWSHILPYYDDDIYFRDSIQEIKGIDEFKKMTERLTKRSKDLNMKLVKVVQNGNDIFLEWEMTISYKKYPSSKLYGLSRLTTNDKGKIIEQRDYYDLWGDIFDNIPYWGKQYRKFMKRKFG
- a CDS encoding SDR family NAD(P)-dependent oxidoreductase, which gives rise to MKNNGIKFKKYFKEYQISNVMSMIKNNTKSPEICHDEYKDKLVVITGATSGIGYATAKKFASKGANMICINRNKDKSEMLKHEIESNYKVSCDYILADFSSIDDTHKVANMLLKIDKPIDIIVHNAGIYLTKRQLTSEGIEKVFMVNYLSSFIINYTLKDKLKSQGKCRIILVNSEGHRFAAWGIRFDDMDFSKRHYTGLKSYGTAKLAQLLSMIQFAEYFNGSGVTINAMHPGAVKTSTGQDNGAIYKWFKKNLLDKTLKPVSIAAEAIYYLGVNKDIETLSGKFFNLTSIEEPAPPALDKENAKILWNLSLKMGNLGG
- a CDS encoding phytoene desaturase family protein, giving the protein MEEKRYDSIIVGGCLAGLTSAVFLSKSGKKILLVEKNNELGGLVNSFERDGFVFDAGVRAILAVVLSMLKELNLEIQVLESKVSLGVEDKIISIEGINSVKDYRDLLVSFYPDSVEDIDKFIEVMIKIMKLIDIIYGIDNPIFKDVKKDKKYLFTELLPWLPKFLYAMKKIEKLSKPCDKYLQEFIKNPSLIDIISQHFFKDTPTFFALSYFSLYSSYVYPKGGTGRLVDALIEKILEYKGEIITNTFIKEIYADKQYVLDNNNNKYYYKNLIWAADLKTFYNITNLGNLGSKIIQRFQKSKANIDKGRPSESVFSLYLEVDLPPSYFKRYSNGHLFYTPSRKGLGGIHKSQLKDMLQNWKTTDKKEILSWLENFLKYNTYEISIPVLKDTNLAPEGKTGLIISVLMEAELFYKIKESGWYEEFIKEIENNILTVISESLFSDLKNKVEKQFSFTPISMEKRVGSTGGAIVGWSFESTIPVVHKMQKVNKSIFTPIPNIYQVGQWSYNPAGTPTCIITGKLAADRINKKNKN
- a CDS encoding DUF6937 domain-containing protein, coding for MDKSKVIFGNEMPQRVYKKSIKVKNKYLKKFGDDSNITYNLGVEDNKTLKPFIGVKNIVPGEGKEAIDTKKGIVIGNIRMGFGHYRISMAIASAANSMGYTPYWFDLHSYSETTGGKIIAHLNNLYSLGSRLSQKFSLFNKFYWEPLNSEGFRKLSYNAMDQKVSELMTPIYKDLPKDIPFVATHVWPAQAAVHAGLTKVVNAIPDNWPMALHLAEGSIHTVQTPSSYLGYKTLRGMNGKRILKPMSEGDIYEVGHYIDHELVANLDSDCEKRLDRIKNKRAKRILLTVGGAGAQKEIFVEIIRKIMPLVSAEKAVLYINVGDHKNVWQGLCKEIPQLTNGAEKYFDDWAKTCDFAEKAIKQEVRGIHAFYHEDIFAAVYATNLLMRSTDIAITKPSELAFYPVPKLLIKRVGGHEAWGAVRAAEIGDGSIECGTVEGTLQMLDLMLEEDEILTMLCKNIIKANKIGIYNGAYRAVELAIKGRETK